The Trichocoleus desertorum ATA4-8-CV12 genome window below encodes:
- a CDS encoding nitrogenase yields the protein MSDLVQSPPTNDQISAWLRGLLAIAWADGNFDPEEQDLITSLTQQDLAPVTSLEAQAAITPSELAASLGQSDEIAQHFLRTAVMVAIADGTYSAQEDGLLEQFCQALGQSLEVLEALRHTLYNPQTIPSGNQVATATPAVLNLTEAEKHNLLHPVREWLDELDVQDPQVARFLCKLIPAQCPFERDIQLFGRKVVHIPPLCKLNPLYEQLVGLRFRALSYLADKCGEDVTPYC from the coding sequence ATGTCCGATCTTGTGCAATCTCCTCCGACTAACGACCAAATTTCTGCTTGGTTACGCGGACTCCTCGCGATCGCCTGGGCCGATGGTAACTTTGACCCTGAGGAGCAAGATTTAATTACTAGCCTGACTCAGCAGGATTTAGCTCCCGTTACCAGCTTAGAAGCTCAAGCCGCAATTACGCCGAGTGAATTAGCGGCTAGTTTGGGCCAAAGTGATGAAATTGCTCAACACTTTTTGCGAACTGCCGTGATGGTCGCGATCGCCGATGGCACCTACTCGGCACAAGAAGATGGTTTGTTAGAGCAGTTTTGCCAAGCCCTGGGTCAGAGCTTAGAAGTCTTAGAAGCATTGCGTCACACTCTCTACAATCCGCAAACTATCCCTTCCGGCAATCAAGTAGCTACAGCCACACCTGCTGTCCTCAACCTCACCGAGGCAGAGAAACACAATTTGCTGCATCCAGTGCGGGAATGGTTGGATGAGCTAGATGTTCAAGATCCTCAGGTAGCTCGATTCCTCTGTAAGTTGATTCCCGCTCAGTGTCCTTTTGAGCGTGATATTCAACTCTTTGGCCGCAAAGTTGTTCATATTCCGCCGCTGTGCAAGCTGAACCCACTTTACGAGCAGTTAGTAGGGCTACGGTTTCGAGCGTTGTCCTATCTGGCGGACAAATGTGGTGAAGACGTAACCCCCTACTGCTAA
- a CDS encoding EamA family transporter produces MTLQEFGLLWMSILASVAGQFFLKAGALKLGKVSAENFLSHVFGILLTPELIAGLTCYAFGAIAYILLLTRVKLSVAGPSVALSYVFAVMLGYFLFHETIPLSRVVGLGLIVSGVLLVIWQK; encoded by the coding sequence GTGACCCTGCAAGAATTTGGTTTGTTGTGGATGTCAATTCTCGCCAGTGTTGCGGGGCAATTCTTCCTCAAAGCAGGTGCACTCAAACTGGGTAAGGTCAGTGCTGAGAATTTTTTGAGCCATGTGTTCGGTATTCTGCTCACTCCTGAGCTAATTGCTGGTCTGACTTGTTATGCCTTTGGTGCGATCGCTTATATTTTGCTCTTAACTCGCGTCAAGCTCAGTGTTGCTGGTCCCTCGGTAGCCTTGAGTTATGTTTTTGCTGTGATGCTGGGCTACTTTTTATTCCATGAAACCATCCCCCTCAGTCGAGTTGTAGGGCTGGGTTTAATCGTGAGTGGTGTGCTTTTAGTTATTTGGCAAAAGTGA
- a CDS encoding glycosyltransferase family 4 protein codes for MSVLINLAFLPERPTGWATYSLNLLKSLPLAEMQAVSPILLKDNIKTYPSPVDLTTEAGAKGHLKRLLWTQFYLPKIYQDLHSKLLFSPIPEAPLSKSCRAIVTIHDLIPLHFPQWFSQAQKLYCHYYIPAVLRQAEYIICNSQATVQDVVTVCGISSKKVTAIPLAYDANNFRDLQLPQKNYFLYLGRHNPHKNPQRLVSAFAALPNCSAYELWFAGPSDPRYTPALQAQIAALRLQQQVKFLNYVPYTELPKLLNQAIALVFPSLWEGFGLPVLEAMACGTPVITSNLASLPEVAGDAALLVNPYQVEELTEAMQAIATDANLRSQLRQRGLARATQFSWTKTGQATAEILQQYL; via the coding sequence ATGTCAGTTCTGATTAATCTAGCCTTTTTACCTGAAAGACCGACAGGCTGGGCAACTTATAGCCTTAATTTGCTCAAATCGTTACCCCTTGCAGAAATGCAGGCAGTAAGCCCAATACTGCTAAAAGATAATATAAAAACTTATCCATCTCCGGTTGACTTAACAACAGAGGCTGGAGCTAAAGGACATCTCAAGCGATTACTCTGGACTCAGTTTTATTTACCCAAAATTTATCAGGATTTACATTCTAAATTACTATTTTCTCCTATACCAGAAGCACCTCTCTCGAAAAGCTGTCGAGCGATCGTTACGATTCATGATTTGATTCCTTTGCACTTTCCTCAATGGTTTTCTCAAGCGCAGAAGCTTTATTGTCACTACTACATTCCCGCTGTATTAAGGCAGGCAGAGTATATTATTTGCAATTCGCAAGCAACTGTCCAAGATGTAGTCACTGTTTGTGGCATTTCTAGCAAAAAAGTGACTGCCATTCCACTCGCTTATGATGCTAATAATTTTCGCGATTTGCAGTTACCCCAAAAAAATTATTTCCTTTATTTGGGTCGTCATAATCCGCACAAAAACCCTCAGCGTTTAGTGTCAGCTTTTGCCGCCTTACCTAATTGCTCGGCCTATGAATTGTGGTTTGCTGGCCCCTCTGATCCACGCTACACCCCGGCGCTGCAAGCACAAATTGCAGCACTAAGATTACAACAGCAGGTGAAGTTTCTCAATTATGTGCCTTATACAGAGTTACCCAAGTTGCTCAATCAAGCGATCGCCCTAGTTTTCCCGAGCCTCTGGGAAGGATTTGGTCTGCCTGTATTGGAGGCAATGGCCTGTGGAACTCCCGTGATTACCTCCAATCTGGCTTCTTTACCAGAAGTAGCGGGTGATGCTGCTCTTTTGGTGAACCCTTACCAGGTAGAAGAACTTACAGAGGCAATGCAGGCGATCGCGACAGATGCAAACTTGCGATCGCAACTACGCCAACGTGGGTTAGCCAGAGCTACACAGTTTAGCTGGACAAAAACGGGACAGGCGACCGCAGAAATTTTGCAGCAATATCTTTAG
- a CDS encoding glycosyltransferase family 2 protein has product MQKDILVSIILVNYNGAGVILDCLNSIEKFIHSTSYEVIVVDNASTDGSSELVAQKFSQVRLIQQATNLGFGTGNNVGAKAAKGSFLFLLNTDTVLICDPLPHLVELIRTRPDVGIIGPQLLNPNRTLQISVVPAIGLRGEYHAQQQLKKYQNPQHQVSICQQFQTIQEVEIVIGAAIFVRKELFDSLGGFDEKFFMYFEESDLCQRSRHLGWKILYTPKTALIHLHGHSVSQRADAMAIEYRRSQLYYYQKHRPSVEQLLLRIYLLIKFSGLFLKTLNPTFKKIILLLFDFKQYPLGLKPKSSLNVSSD; this is encoded by the coding sequence ATGCAAAAAGATATTTTAGTCTCAATTATTTTAGTTAACTACAATGGTGCAGGAGTTATCTTAGACTGCTTAAATTCAATTGAAAAATTTATTCATTCAACTTCTTACGAAGTGATTGTGGTGGATAATGCTTCTACTGATGGCAGTTCAGAATTAGTCGCACAGAAATTTTCTCAAGTTCGCCTAATTCAACAAGCTACAAACTTAGGCTTTGGTACAGGTAATAATGTAGGAGCAAAAGCAGCTAAGGGAAGTTTTTTGTTTTTGCTAAATACCGATACTGTCCTAATTTGTGATCCGTTGCCGCACTTGGTAGAGTTGATCCGAACTCGCCCCGACGTTGGCATAATTGGACCCCAGCTCCTCAACCCCAATAGAACTTTACAGATTTCTGTAGTTCCTGCGATCGGATTGCGAGGAGAATATCACGCTCAGCAACAACTGAAAAAGTATCAAAACCCTCAACATCAGGTATCAATCTGCCAGCAGTTTCAAACTATTCAGGAAGTTGAAATTGTAATTGGAGCAGCAATTTTTGTTAGAAAAGAATTATTTGATAGCTTGGGCGGATTTGATGAAAAATTCTTTATGTACTTCGAAGAGTCGGATCTATGCCAGCGATCGCGCCACCTAGGCTGGAAAATTCTCTACACTCCTAAGACTGCTCTCATTCACCTGCATGGGCATTCCGTGAGCCAACGAGCTGATGCGATGGCGATTGAGTACCGGAGAAGCCAACTTTATTACTATCAAAAGCACCGACCTTCAGTTGAACAGTTATTACTCAGAATCTATCTCTTAATTAAGTTTTCAGGACTCTTTCTAAAAACTTTAAACCCTACATTTAAAAAAATCATTCTATTGTTATTCGACTTTAAGCAATATCCTTTAGGATTGAAACCCAAATCAAGTCTCAATGTCAGTTCTGATTAA
- a CDS encoding glycosyltransferase family 2 protein, which produces MTAKLNWPNDHMLSQERIGIVLATYNPNPHYFRQQIASIQSQTWQNWVCHIVDDCSQPESQQMIRDLVSQDDRFICHFHTQNLNAYHNFERGLQYVAADPTVSAIAFADQDDIWQPHKLEVSIETLRSEKALLVHSDLELIDGSDRTLHASAWEFESRHPEKLTAELLLLRNTVTGCSLVFCATLLPSVLPFPPQAEVQWYHDVWVAIVAAQLGQVAHIRQPLVRYRIHGSNTIGVVRDAGKFYRELIVWFTKKCRITGKSYLIHRNLSQAFYLRFHQQVNPQWRDPFSDRHLDFGLGILRLGWQSWQTGYGSEGIAFRIWALKVLFDLKKLRQKLTFKSLKAS; this is translated from the coding sequence ATGACTGCCAAATTGAATTGGCCTAATGATCACATGCTGAGTCAAGAGCGAATTGGGATTGTTTTGGCCACTTACAACCCTAATCCGCACTATTTTCGTCAGCAAATTGCATCTATCCAAAGCCAAACTTGGCAAAATTGGGTTTGTCATATTGTGGATGATTGCTCTCAACCTGAATCACAACAAATGATTCGAGACTTGGTGAGCCAAGACGATCGCTTTATCTGCCATTTTCATACGCAAAATCTCAATGCCTATCACAACTTCGAGCGGGGCTTGCAGTATGTCGCTGCTGACCCCACTGTTAGTGCGATCGCCTTTGCCGACCAAGACGATATTTGGCAACCCCATAAGCTGGAGGTATCGATAGAAACGCTGCGAAGCGAGAAAGCGCTGTTGGTACATTCCGACTTAGAACTGATTGATGGTAGCGATCGCACCTTGCACGCTTCCGCTTGGGAGTTTGAGAGCCGCCATCCTGAAAAACTTACCGCTGAGTTATTGCTCTTACGGAACACAGTTACAGGCTGCTCGCTAGTCTTCTGTGCAACCCTATTGCCCTCGGTGCTACCGTTTCCGCCCCAAGCTGAGGTGCAGTGGTACCACGACGTTTGGGTAGCGATCGTGGCAGCACAGTTAGGCCAAGTGGCCCATATACGGCAACCTTTAGTCCGGTACAGAATTCATGGCTCTAACACCATTGGGGTAGTTAGAGACGCGGGTAAGTTCTACCGAGAATTAATCGTTTGGTTCACTAAGAAATGCCGAATCACAGGCAAAAGTTACCTCATTCATCGGAATTTGAGCCAGGCTTTTTATCTGCGCTTTCACCAGCAAGTCAATCCGCAATGGCGAGATCCGTTTAGCGATCGCCACTTGGACTTTGGTCTAGGCATTCTCCGCTTGGGTTGGCAAAGTTGGCAAACAGGTTACGGCTCCGAGGGAATTGCTTTCAGGATCTGGGCCTTGAAAGTATTGTTTGACTTGAAGAAATTACGTCAGAAGTTGACCTTTAAATCATTGAAGGCTAGTTAG